A window of Bos taurus isolate L1 Dominette 01449 registration number 42190680 breed Hereford chromosome 19, ARS-UCD2.0, whole genome shotgun sequence contains these coding sequences:
- the ZNF287 gene encoding zinc finger protein 287 isoform X2 yields MKGFKVKGHQEPRCTAPQDRHPTPCPAPASPTVSAHASSRVVGDFCPCSKRAVTSFMRSCLNRSFPVRGLTVYRPTVIPMLEEPWMVLKEILEGPSPEWETKAQECTLVENVSKLKKDGIKLIKLEEPSDYDDRMEGQVAETFRRIPTKRRHFGVKKSVLSQEDGPVEDYKYDIYRSDFEKHSNLIMQFGTQSDNKTFMYDEDKTFIPGVVHRKIYPGEKPYKCKVCGKKFRKYPSLIAHQNSHAKEKSYECEECGKEFRHVSSLIAHQRMHTGEKPYECHQCGKAFSQRAHLTIHQRIHTGEKPYKCDDCGKDFSQRAHLTIHQRTHTGEKPYKCLECGKTFSHSSSLINHQRVHTGEKPYICNECGKTFSQSTHLLQHQKIHTGKKPYKCNECWKVFSQSTYLIRHQRIHSGEKCYKCNECGKAFAHSSTLIQHQTTHTGEKSYICSICGKAFSQSANLTQHHRTHTGEKPYKCSVCGKAFSQSVHLTQHQRIHNGEKPFKCNICGKAYRQGANLTQHQRIHTGEKPYKCNECGKAFIYSSSLNQHQRTHTGERPYKCNACNKDFSQRTCLIQHQRIHTGEKPYACRICGKSFTQSTNLIQHQRVHTGAKNRN; encoded by the exons ATGAAAGGTTTCAAAGTGAAAGGTCATCAGGAACCACGATGCACGGCCCCCCAAGACCGCCACCCCACGCCTTGCCCAGCGCCTGCCTCCCCCACAGTCTCTGCACACGCATCCTCCAGGGTGGTGGGAGATTTTTGTCCCTGCTCCAAAAGGGCAGTGACCTCATTCATGAGATCGTGTCTGAATCGTTCTTTTCCTGTAAGAG GACTTACAGTATATAGACCAACTGTGATCCCCATGTTGGAAGAACCATGGATGGTGCTAAAAGAAATTCTAGAAGGCCCAAGTCCAG aatggGAAACCAAAGCCCAAGAGTGTACTCTGGTGGAAAATGTTTCTAAACTCAAAAAGGATGGAATCAAGCTCATCAAACTGGAAGAACCCTCTGACTATGATGACAGAATGGAGGGGCAAGTGGCAGAGACCTTCAGGAGAATTCCCACCAAAAGGAGACATTTCGGTGTTAAGAAGTCAGTCCTTTCACAAGAAGATGGTCCTGTCGAAGActataaatatgatatatatagaAGTGATTTTGAAAAGCATTCAAACCTAATTATGCAGTTTGGTACCCAGTCAGACAATAAAACTTTCATGTACGATGAAGACAAGACCTTCATCCCCGGCGTCGTACACAGGAAAATATACCCCGGAGAGAAGCCTTATAAGTGTAAGGTGTGTGGGAAGAAGTTCAGGAAGTACCCGTCCCTCATCGCACACCAAAACAGCCATGCCAAAGAGAAGTCTTACGAATGTGAAGAGTGCGGCAAAGAGTTCAGACACGTCTCATCCCTCATTGCACATCAGAGGAtgcacacaggagagaaaccctatgaatgccACCAGTGCGGGAAAGCCTTCAGCCAGCGTGCCCACCTCACCATCCACCAGCGGATCcacacaggagagaagccctACAAGTGTGATGACTGTGGGAAAGACTTCAGCCAGCGTGCTCACCTCACCATCCACCAGAGGACACACACGGGAGAGAAACCCTACAAGTGCTTGGAATGCGGTAAAACCTTCAGCCACAGCTCATCACTCATTAATCACCAGAGAGTTCATACTGGTGAAAAACCTTACATATGCAACGAATGTGGGAAGACCTTCAGCCAGAGCACACACCTCCTCCAGCATCAGAAGATACACACAGGAAAAAAACCATATAAATGCAATGAGTGCTGGAAAGTATTCAGTCAGAGCACTTACCTTATTCGACATCAGAGAATTCACTCTGGAGAGAAGTGTTACAAATGTAACGAATGTGGAAAAGCCTTCGCTCACTCCTCCACACTTATTCAGCACCAGACCACTCACACTGGAGAGAAGTCCTATATATGTAGCatatgtgggaaagccttcagccAGAGTGCAAACCTCACCCAGCATCACAGAACACATACTGGGGAGAAACCCTATAAGTGCAGCGTGTGTGGGAAAGCATTCAGCCAGAGCGTTCACCTTACTCAGCACCAGAGGATTCACAATGGTGAAAAACCATTTAAATGCAACATATGTGGGAAAGCATATAGACAGGGTGCCAACCTTACTCAGCATCAAAggattcacactggagagaaaccctacaAATGCAACGAGTGTGGGAAGGCGTTCATTTATTCCTCATCACTTAATCAGCATCAGAGAACTCATACTGGAGAGAGACCCTATAAATGTAACGCATGCAACAAAGATTTTAGCCAGAGAACATGCCTTATTCAGCACCAGAGGATTCACACGGGAGAGAAGCCCTATGCGTGCCGCATATGTGGCAAAAGCTTCACCCAGAGTACGAACCTCATCCAGCATCAGCGCGTCCACACAGGTGCCAAAAATCGAAACTAA
- the ZNF287 gene encoding zinc finger protein 287 isoform X1: MFSPSRRTTSSSRAQVLLTWKTDKAQSGPRNAEKEILALRLLRDTETCRQNFRNFPYPDLAGPRKALNQLRELCLKWLRPEIHSKEQILELLVLEQFLSILPGEVRTWVKSQYPRNSEEVVTLVEDLTQILKEEAAPQNFTLSQETPEDDPKGRQAFQAGWFNDLVTKESVTFKDVAVDITQEDWELMRPVQKELYKTVTLQNYWNMVSLGLTVYRPTVIPMLEEPWMVLKEILEGPSPEWETKAQECTLVENVSKLKKDGIKLIKLEEPSDYDDRMEGQVAETFRRIPTKRRHFGVKKSVLSQEDGPVEDYKYDIYRSDFEKHSNLIMQFGTQSDNKTFMYDEDKTFIPGVVHRKIYPGEKPYKCKVCGKKFRKYPSLIAHQNSHAKEKSYECEECGKEFRHVSSLIAHQRMHTGEKPYECHQCGKAFSQRAHLTIHQRIHTGEKPYKCDDCGKDFSQRAHLTIHQRTHTGEKPYKCLECGKTFSHSSSLINHQRVHTGEKPYICNECGKTFSQSTHLLQHQKIHTGKKPYKCNECWKVFSQSTYLIRHQRIHSGEKCYKCNECGKAFAHSSTLIQHQTTHTGEKSYICSICGKAFSQSANLTQHHRTHTGEKPYKCSVCGKAFSQSVHLTQHQRIHNGEKPFKCNICGKAYRQGANLTQHQRIHTGEKPYKCNECGKAFIYSSSLNQHQRTHTGERPYKCNACNKDFSQRTCLIQHQRIHTGEKPYACRICGKSFTQSTNLIQHQRVHTGAKNRN; the protein is encoded by the exons ATGTTCTCCCCAAGCAGGAGGACGACCAGTTCTTCTCGCGCCCAAGTCCTGCTAACATGGAAGACAGACAAGGCTCAGAGTGGACCCCGAAATGCTGAGAAGGAAATCCTCGCCTTGAGACTCCTGCGTGACACTGAGACCTGTCGGCAGAATTTCAGGAACTTCCCGTACCCAGACCTGGCCGGTCCTCGGAAAGCCTTGAACCAGCTCCGAGAGCTCTGCCTTAAGTGGCTGAGACCCGAGATTCACTCAAAGGAGCAAATCCTGGAGCTGCTGGTTCTGGAGCAGTTCCTGAGCATCCTGCCTGGGGAGGTTCGGACGTGGGTGAAGTCCCAGTACCCGAGGAACAGCGAGGAGGTGGTGACACTGGTGGAGGACTTGACTCAGATTCTGAAAGAAGAAG ctGCTCCTCAGAACTTCACCCTTTCCCAAGAGACCCCAGAGGACGACCCCAAAGGAAGACAAGCTTTCCAGGCAGGGTGGTTCAATGACTTGGTTACCAAA GAATCTGTGACATTCAAAGATGTGGCAGTGGACATCACCCAGGAGGACTGGGAGCTCATGCGTCCTGTGCAGAAGGAACTGTACAAGACCGTGACACTGCAGAACTACTGGAACATGGTTTCTCTCG GACTTACAGTATATAGACCAACTGTGATCCCCATGTTGGAAGAACCATGGATGGTGCTAAAAGAAATTCTAGAAGGCCCAAGTCCAG aatggGAAACCAAAGCCCAAGAGTGTACTCTGGTGGAAAATGTTTCTAAACTCAAAAAGGATGGAATCAAGCTCATCAAACTGGAAGAACCCTCTGACTATGATGACAGAATGGAGGGGCAAGTGGCAGAGACCTTCAGGAGAATTCCCACCAAAAGGAGACATTTCGGTGTTAAGAAGTCAGTCCTTTCACAAGAAGATGGTCCTGTCGAAGActataaatatgatatatatagaAGTGATTTTGAAAAGCATTCAAACCTAATTATGCAGTTTGGTACCCAGTCAGACAATAAAACTTTCATGTACGATGAAGACAAGACCTTCATCCCCGGCGTCGTACACAGGAAAATATACCCCGGAGAGAAGCCTTATAAGTGTAAGGTGTGTGGGAAGAAGTTCAGGAAGTACCCGTCCCTCATCGCACACCAAAACAGCCATGCCAAAGAGAAGTCTTACGAATGTGAAGAGTGCGGCAAAGAGTTCAGACACGTCTCATCCCTCATTGCACATCAGAGGAtgcacacaggagagaaaccctatgaatgccACCAGTGCGGGAAAGCCTTCAGCCAGCGTGCCCACCTCACCATCCACCAGCGGATCcacacaggagagaagccctACAAGTGTGATGACTGTGGGAAAGACTTCAGCCAGCGTGCTCACCTCACCATCCACCAGAGGACACACACGGGAGAGAAACCCTACAAGTGCTTGGAATGCGGTAAAACCTTCAGCCACAGCTCATCACTCATTAATCACCAGAGAGTTCATACTGGTGAAAAACCTTACATATGCAACGAATGTGGGAAGACCTTCAGCCAGAGCACACACCTCCTCCAGCATCAGAAGATACACACAGGAAAAAAACCATATAAATGCAATGAGTGCTGGAAAGTATTCAGTCAGAGCACTTACCTTATTCGACATCAGAGAATTCACTCTGGAGAGAAGTGTTACAAATGTAACGAATGTGGAAAAGCCTTCGCTCACTCCTCCACACTTATTCAGCACCAGACCACTCACACTGGAGAGAAGTCCTATATATGTAGCatatgtgggaaagccttcagccAGAGTGCAAACCTCACCCAGCATCACAGAACACATACTGGGGAGAAACCCTATAAGTGCAGCGTGTGTGGGAAAGCATTCAGCCAGAGCGTTCACCTTACTCAGCACCAGAGGATTCACAATGGTGAAAAACCATTTAAATGCAACATATGTGGGAAAGCATATAGACAGGGTGCCAACCTTACTCAGCATCAAAggattcacactggagagaaaccctacaAATGCAACGAGTGTGGGAAGGCGTTCATTTATTCCTCATCACTTAATCAGCATCAGAGAACTCATACTGGAGAGAGACCCTATAAATGTAACGCATGCAACAAAGATTTTAGCCAGAGAACATGCCTTATTCAGCACCAGAGGATTCACACGGGAGAGAAGCCCTATGCGTGCCGCATATGTGGCAAAAGCTTCACCCAGAGTACGAACCTCATCCAGCATCAGCGCGTCCACACAGGTGCCAAAAATCGAAACTAA